DNA sequence from the Bombus huntii isolate Logan2020A chromosome 16, iyBomHunt1.1, whole genome shotgun sequence genome:
CGGGCCAGTAGCATCAAACTGTTCGTATTAGATGAAGCTGATGAAATGCTCTCTCGTGGTTTCAAGGATCAGATTCATGatgtatttaaattattacctCAGGAAGTACAGGTATATAAAAATCcgattgtattttttatattactgATAAAATTTACtcttgaataaattatttaactatttaaaaaaaatcatgaaaaataatgaaccaatgtagtaaaatttttgtttttcagGTTATATTACTATCTGCTACTATGCCGACAGATGTATTAGATGTGTCTACATGCTTCATGCGAAATCCAATTCGTATTCTGGTTAAAAAGGAAGAACTCACACTAGAGGGTATCAAACAGTTCTTCATCTACGTTGAACGTGAAGAATGGAAGTTTGAGACTCTTTGTGACTTATATGATACATTAAGTATCACCCAGGCAGTTATCTTTTGTAACACGCGGCGTAAAGTAGATTGGTTAACGGAGAGTATGCGCACCCGCGACTTCACAGTCTCTGCTATGCATGGAGACATGGAACAAAAAGAGCGAGATCTCATTATGAGACAGTTCAGAACTGGATCATCTCGTGTCCTCATAACAACTGATCTTCTAGCACGTGGTATTGATGTTCAACAGGTTTCTCTTGTCATCAATTATGATTTACCTTCCAATCGCGAAAATTACATTCACAGGtaagttattatatatgtttatatatattatattattttcctataaatgattttaaattatctttcaaatttcattaattttaaaaattatgtttttgaaaaaacatacaatttataaaaactGAAAACGTTATGCACTGAAACTATATTACAGAATCGGTCGAGGTGGTCGTTTCGGTCGTAAGGGAGTGGCAATTAACTTGGTAACAGATGACGACAAACGAACATTGAAAGATATTGAACAATTCTATAATACTAGCATCGAAGAAATGCCAATGAATGTCGCAGATTTGATCTAAATCTGACTATTGGCTATAAttcattataattaaaaaaaaaaaaaaaataaaagtaagtgACATACGGAGCTCTCAGCTGATCTCTCATGGTGTGTGAGTATATATAGAGTGAGTTGGTGAACTATAATCGCTTATGTAAACGCGATCTACCGAAATATTCCAAACGTTCTCAtctcaatttcattttataacaGTAGATTACAGAAATAGTTATTCGTTACGCTAGACAAAAATTAgtactattatattataattattacaattatcaCTACGGATACTACTATATTTCTATTCCTATCACTATTGCTCTTAACTATTATTACTGTTACTGGTATATACTCTTGCGCTACTCTCTTCTTgttcaatatttattactacTACTTCTCCCGCTGCTATTCCTACTATATAACTCTCTATTCTTAATATCTCTCGTATCCCtgttattattactataaatACCGGGATTGCTGCAGTTTCTAATacgaattaataatattaccgCATCGATAAAGGTACAATCATTGCGATTGCTACTAGCGTGAGGTGAAGAAAGGCAGAAACGAAACTGAGAAGTGAGGCAATTCAGCCAACTTCGGTTGTTCCTTTACCTCTCTGTTCTTTCAAGTCACAGAGATATCCTACATTTTGTGTAAATGCATCTACAATCTTATCTAACGTGCCCAAATTCTATTATGAGTTTCAaatcttttattttgaatcattttatttcgtcttctttcttATACAACATTTCCAATTGGATGATTTATTCTATGTTCTGTTGTCCCTCTTCAACACTTTTACCACCGCGATTACAACGTGTTTGTCTAGGCAGAGGTTTAGTTGGGTATTGGAAGGGGTACTTTAATCACAAGCGTTGTCGAAGGAGATGTACATTCAGACTTTAGATGATATGAATTTTTTGTATGTCCCAAATCCTAAGTACATACCTTCATTAAGAAATAAAGTGTTTGACCTTTTAATTGTGGTTTTTGTTATTGCATTCACTATTATATACTCGAAtacttcaaaaaaaaaaatttcgttttataatGGAAAATCCAACTAAAAggtatttttaaaacaaaaaaagaaaggaaaccgTGTGTAAATCATTACGGTtacaataaatttcattaCCAGATCATATCGAGAACAAGTTCTATGAAACTGTACGCATTATCGAAAAAGTTCTCACagtttttatttgtatttgcAGGCAATTTTGAGCGGTCCAGAAATGAGGGagatatttttggaaataaAGACCAAATTTCGTGATTCAATATAGAAGTTTTGTAAATCGATTACCTCTCTAATTTCCTGCCCTTTGCAGGTTATTATataaacaatataatataaatgtcgaattatttatacatacatttgcattatttatttttaataattatagaaGTCAGATTTTTACACGATCATTTTATATCTTCTCAATAAAAAGGCATGTGAAAATACTTTTCATTCATTAGTTGTGTATTTGTGTGCTTTGTtgggaataaaattttaatgtttcgtATATTGTGAGaacttttataataaatata
Encoded proteins:
- the LOC126874392 gene encoding eukaryotic initiation factor 4A-I, producing the protein MSHTSERRNDDQWAGDSKNGPSESDQQTYDGPPGMEPDGIIESNWDVVVDNFDEMNLKEELLRGIYAYGFEKPSAIQQRAILPCIRGHDVIAQAQSGTGKTATFSISILQQIDTNIKECQALILAPTRELAQQIQKVVIALGDFMHAECHACIGGTNVREDMRKLEQGVHIVVGTPGRVYDMISRRALRASSIKLFVLDEADEMLSRGFKDQIHDVFKLLPQEVQVILLSATMPTDVLDVSTCFMRNPIRILVKKEELTLEGIKQFFIYVEREEWKFETLCDLYDTLSITQAVIFCNTRRKVDWLTESMRTRDFTVSAMHGDMEQKERDLIMRQFRTGSSRVLITTDLLARGIDVQQVSLVINYDLPSNRENYIHRIGRGGRFGRKGVAINLVTDDDKRTLKDIEQFYNTSIEEMPMNVADLI